The DNA sequence CAGGAGATGGACCACCGGCACGCCGGCGAGTGTGTTTCACCATGAACCTGCGACCGGAGCGCGTGGACGACTACCTCGCGGCGCACGAGCACGTCTGGCCCGAGATGCTCGACGCCCTGCGCACCGCCGGCTGGCACAACTACTCACTTTTCCTGCGACGCGACGACGGACTGGTCGTCGGCTACCTCGAGACCGACGACTTCGACCGTGCAATGGCCGAGATGGACGCGACTGATGTCAACGCCCGCTGGCAGTCCTCGATGGCCGAGTACTTCACCGACCCCGCCGGCCGCGGACCCGATCAGACGCTCGAACGACTCACCGACTACTTCCACCTCGACTGAGGGGAGATCCCTGCCCAACCCGCCGCGGCAGCGCCTCATGGCCGTCCGCCAGATCGCATCAACCAATTACCCTGCACAAGACTCACCCCACGAGGAGTACCCATGAAACTGGGGGCCAAGAAGACCACGGGATGGAAAGCAACCATCTCCGTGGCCATGTCCAACTACATCGAGGCCGGCTCGATCATCGCGATCGCCACGAGTCTCGGATTCTGGCAAGACGAGTTCGGGATCAGCAACTTCGCGGTCGGCCTTCTCGCCGCGCTGAGCGCCAACGCCTTTGGTGCGGCCGTCGGCGCAGCAATCGGCGGGCCACTGTGTGACCGGTACGGCCGCAAGGCGATCTACACCTACGACCTGCTGCTGTACATGGTCGGTGTGCTCATCGCCGCGTTCGCGATGAACTTCACCATGCTGCTCCTGGCGTTCGTCGTGACCGGCCTGGCGGTCGGTGCTGGAGTCCCGGCATCGTGGACGTACATCGCCGAACAGGCACCCTCGGGGGCGCGGGCCCGCCATGTGGGAACAGCACAGTTGGCGTGGTCCGTCGGGCCACTGATCGGCTTCGCCCTGGCCGCCGCACTGGCGCCGCTGGAGTTGCTCGGTTCGCGGTTGATCTTCCTGCATCTGTTTGTGGTCGCGGCCATCGTCTGGTGGATCCGGCAAGGCCTCGTCGAATCGAAGATCTGGACCGAAGAGGGCCATGACACCGCCACAGACCAGGCACAGCGCGTCAGCGGTGGCAACGGTCTGCGCGGACTGTTCTCGCGCAAGAAGAACATCACCGCACTGCTCGTCCTGATCGGCATCTACGGGTTCTGGAACACCGTGGCGGGCCAGGCAGGCATCTTCATGCCCCGGGTGTACGAGACCGCGGGCCTCGACAGCGAGGTGCAGCAGAACCTGCTGCAGGTTCTGGTGTGGGGAATGACCGTTCTGGCAACCTATTTCGGGTTCATGCGTTACGGCGACCGCGTCTCGCAACGCACGCTGTATGTGGCGGCGCCGTCCCCGGCATCATCGGATGGGGCGTGTTGGTGTTGTTCACCGACGGCGGTCTGCCCACGTTGCTCATCTTCGCGATCTGCTGGGGCATCTCGAGCGGTATCGGCGCGCAGGCCTTCTACAGCCTCTGGGCCAGCGAGTTGTTCGCCACCCCGTACCGCGCGAGTGCACAAGGCTTCATGTTCTTCGTGGTCCGCACGGCGACCGGGGCACTGAGTTACTTCTTCCCCACCCTGCTCGCTGCCGTCGGACTGGCCTGGGTCGGCCTGTTGCTCGTGACCCTGCTGACCGTCGCCCTCATCATCGGTGCGATCGCCGCCCCGAACACCCGCGGCAAGACACTGCAGCAGATCGAGGTCGAGCGTTACGGCGAACCCCTCAGCCCGGAACTGGCGACCGCATCGAACGTGGTTGCGGATCATCCCGTCCCGTCCGAGAACGTTGACCGACCGGCGCCCGCCTCGGTACCCACGGGTGGGGGTCTGTAGCAATGGCATCACCTTCACATGCCAGTATTGAAACGTTTCAACCACCCGACGATCGCAAGGACTCCACACCGATGACAGCTGTGAACGCACCCGGGTCCCTCCTGGAGAAC is a window from the Williamsia sp. DF01-3 genome containing:
- a CDS encoding L-rhamnose mutarotase, whose protein sequence is MAPIPTTHLTDSRAGDGPPARRRVCFTMNLRPERVDDYLAAHEHVWPEMLDALRTAGWHNYSLFLRRDDGLVVGYLETDDFDRAMAEMDATDVNARWQSSMAEYFTDPAGRGPDQTLERLTDYFHLD